One window of the Clostridium sp. MB40-C1 genome contains the following:
- the phnD gene encoding phosphate/phosphite/phosphonate ABC transporter substrate-binding protein, producing the protein MFNFIKPKQDIVENKQSIVVNHNIYEKIFTIFESLNFDIQQLLWISRDSMSTFENLVSICKQVGTYSIQNSSNIQEINAGINEVMDVSSKLNNEILKVEQDSIKSLDILDKNKETLSNISNYIMYLTKEIDNASKSNTQFQQSSKKIYSFVDSIKEISSQTNLLALNASIEAARAGEAGKGFSVVANEIRTLSQETDNAVSQIEQIVKEILSEVKSSNRSIQNCVTEINNVKKISLDAANAISDVQNIVKNTEQSMNGLKNISNTQMSTSNEIQTSLNMVAAAVEETNSVTEESIKMIDIQENKNKDVLNYCLKLVNMADDIQNYSCKLKKNNEIIFGINPFTSPENIKKMYMPVLEKVCSDIGCKARTIIVKNYDELSKGIKNGLIDVGWFSPFAYVTARKKLGITPIVTPKVNGKATYNGFIITKKNNNIKTLKDLIKKVFGYVDANSASGYLYSRHIFKENGLNPDNIFNKVHFMGSHDNVIKGVLSGELDGGATYNEALETASKAGINVNDLNILAKTDDIPKDALAASPNLNEEIYNKLKTAFLLFKNNDNFTSPITGFIEATDERYNIIRQLDT; encoded by the coding sequence ATGTTTAATTTTATAAAACCAAAACAAGATATCGTTGAAAACAAACAAAGCATTGTCGTAAATCATAATATCTATGAAAAAATTTTTACTATATTTGAAAGTTTAAATTTTGATATTCAACAATTATTATGGATATCTCGAGATAGCATGAGTACATTCGAAAATTTAGTTAGTATCTGTAAACAAGTTGGTACTTATAGCATTCAAAACAGTTCAAATATCCAAGAAATTAATGCAGGAATTAACGAAGTTATGGATGTATCTTCAAAATTAAATAATGAAATTTTGAAAGTTGAACAGGATTCTATAAAATCCCTTGATATATTAGATAAAAACAAGGAAACCCTCTCCAATATTAGTAACTATATAATGTACTTAACTAAAGAAATTGATAATGCATCTAAAAGTAATACACAATTCCAACAATCATCAAAAAAAATATATAGCTTTGTGGATTCTATAAAAGAAATTTCAAGCCAAACTAATCTGCTAGCTTTAAATGCTTCAATTGAAGCAGCTCGTGCTGGAGAAGCTGGAAAAGGTTTTTCTGTAGTTGCCAATGAAATAAGAACTCTATCTCAAGAAACTGACAATGCTGTATCACAAATAGAACAAATTGTTAAAGAAATTTTATCTGAAGTTAAAAGTTCTAATAGATCCATTCAGAATTGTGTAACTGAAATAAATAATGTAAAAAAAATATCTTTAGATGCTGCTAATGCTATTTCAGATGTTCAGAATATTGTAAAAAATACTGAACAGTCGATGAATGGATTAAAAAATATATCTAACACTCAAATGTCAACATCAAATGAAATTCAAACTTCTCTAAATATGGTTGCAGCAGCAGTAGAAGAAACTAATTCCGTAACAGAAGAATCTATTAAAATGATAGATATTCAAGAAAACAAAAATAAAGATGTTTTAAATTACTGTTTAAAACTAGTAAATATGGCTGATGATATTCAAAATTATTCTTGTAAATTAAAAAAAAATAATGAAATAATCTTTGGTATAAATCCTTTTACATCTCCTGAAAACATAAAAAAGATGTACATGCCTGTTTTAGAAAAGGTCTGTTCTGATATAGGTTGCAAAGCGAGAACTATTATTGTTAAAAACTATGATGAGTTAAGCAAAGGAATTAAAAATGGCTTGATTGATGTAGGTTGGTTCTCTCCTTTTGCATATGTAACCGCGCGGAAAAAATTAGGGATAACTCCCATAGTAACTCCTAAAGTTAATGGAAAGGCTACATATAATGGTTTTATAATTACCAAAAAAAATAATAATATAAAAACATTAAAAGATTTAATAAAGAAAGTTTTTGGCTATGTAGACGCTAATAGCGCTTCAGGTTATCTATATTCAAGACACATATTCAAAGAAAATGGTTTAAATCCTGATAATATTTTTAATAAAGTACATTTTATGGGAAGTCATGATAACGTTATAAAAGGTGTTTTATCGGGAGAACTTGATGGTGGAGCAACATACAATGAAGCCTTAGAGACTGCTTCTAAAGCTGGTATTAATGTTAATGACTTAAATATATTAGCTAAAACCGATGATATTCCTAAAGATGCTTTAGCTGCGAGCCCTAATCTTAATGAAGAAATTTATAATAAATTAAAAACAGCATTTTTATTATTTAAAAATAATGATAATTTCACCTCTCCTATAACTGGTTTTATAGAAGCTACTGATGAAAGATATAACATTATTAGACAATTAGATACCTAA